One genomic region from Xylocopa sonorina isolate GNS202 chromosome 8, iyXylSono1_principal, whole genome shotgun sequence encodes:
- the Mul1 gene encoding mitochondrial E3 ubiquitin protein ligase 1, translated as MDYLGEVIAFGIDSVIFGICLKQYLHCKNAIQAVKGAEFHEIGPQLEDLVDKSPDNKLSYIAIRGIVKPLGKPLTSINNKKLTGVVQKLKIKEHVIARTTAGFWSDQERTVHKVYNTIPFALHGQGYSVEILEPLSADILDLDMVSNTFEPTVPSFADHLWGFFTGVRQRGLQSTEELLREGAVITGIGELSRAKTKVLTLQPPLNGTPFYLTSMSIGSLFRKLDDRKRTYRLLCIMFGIIGIVIGGVIFRRYWKDRTEQRLAEELRQSLAASRKERRQRVRDIELREDQLCVVCRTNPREIILLPCGHVCLCEDCSVGITSDCPICRAPISQKAAAYII; from the exons ATGGATTATTTAGGTGAAGTAATAGCTTTTGGAATTGACAGTGTGATTTTTGGTATCTGTTTAAAACAGTACCTTCATTGCAAAAATGCTATTCAAGCTGTCAAG GGTGCAGAGTTTCACGAGATTGGCCCACAGTTGGAAGATCTCGTTGATAAGAGCCCAGACAATAAACTAAGCTACATAGCTATTAGAGGAATTGTAAAACCTTTAGGAAAACCGTTAACTAGCATCAATAACAAAAAATTAACTGGTGTGGTACAGAAGCTTAAAATTAAAGAACATGTAATAGCTAGAACTACTGCTGGCTTTTG GTCAGATCAGGAGCGCACTGTTCATAAAGTATACAATACTATACCGTTTGCTCTACATGGGCAAGGTTATTCTGTAGAAATATTAGAACCACTGTCAGCAGATATTTTAGATTTAGATATGGTATCTAATACTTTTGAACCAACTGTACCATCCTTTGCAGATCATCTATGGGGCTTTTTTACAG GTGTACGCCAACGTGGTCTACAGTCAACAGAAGAATTACTTCGTGAGGGTGCAGTTATTACAGGTATAGGTGAATTATCAAGGGCAAAAACTAAAGTGCTTACATTGCAACCTCCATTAAACGGTACACCATTCTACTTAACAAGCATGTCGATTGGTTCTTTATTTCGGAAATTGGACGATCGTAAGAGAACATATAG ATTATTATGCataatgtttggtataattggAATAGTGATCGGTGGTGTAATTTTTCGACGTTACTGGAAAGACAGAACAGAACAAAGATTAGCCGAAGAACTAAGACAATCTCTAGCAGCATCCCGAAAAGAAAGGCGGCAAAGAGTGAGGGATATTGAACTTAGGGAAGATCAGTTATGCGTTGTTTGTCGCACAAATCCTCGTGAGATTATTCTTCTTCCATGTGGGCATGTGTGTTTATGCGAAGATTGTTCTGTTGGTATTACTAGCGATTGCCCAATTTGTAGAGCACCCATTTCACAAAAAGCCGCAGCGTATATTATCTAA
- the Ctu1 gene encoding cytosolic thiouridylase subunit 1 has translation MPTPCSRQCGKNAILKRPKTGHVLCKECFFYAFETEIHYTIVKSNLFNHGDKVAIGASGGKDSTVLAYVLKTLNERYQYGIDLFLLSIDEGITGYRDDSLKTVQQNKDDYGLPLKILSYKDLYGWTMDEIVAAIGRKNNCTFCGVFRRQALDRGAALLGVDCIATGHNADDIAETVLMNILRGDIARLQRCTSIVTAGADCIRRCKPLKYAYEKEIVMYAYFKQLVYFSTECIFAPNAYRGHARTFLKDLERIRPSSILDIIHSGETLQIKESIKLPERRNCSRCGFVSSQEICKACIMLEGLNRGLPKLGIGKTTKIKRVMDSIKSCKCKNENCEDKEKDKQKNIEF, from the exons ATGCCTACTCCGTGTTCAAGACAGTGTGGGAAAAATGCTATTCTGAAA AGACCTAAAACTGGACATGTCTTGTGTAAGGAATGTTTCTTTTATGCTTTTGAAACTGAAATTCACTATACGATTGTGAAAAGTAATTTATTTAATCATGGTGATAAAGTTGCTATTGGTGCATCAGGAGGAAAAGATTCAACAGTACTTGCATATGTCTTAAAGACTTTAAATGAGAGATATCAATATGGAATTGACCTTTTCCTTCTATCTATTGATGAAGGAATTACTG GATATAGAGATGATAGTTTAAAAACTGTTCAACAGAACAAAGATGACTATGGACTACCATTAAAAATATTATCTTATAAAGACTTATATGGATGGACAATGGATGAAATTGTGGCAgca attggtaGAAAGAATAATTGCACATTTTGTGGTGTATTTAGAAGACAAGCATTAGATAGAGGTGCTGCTCTTTTAGGAGTAGATTGTATTGCAACAGGTCATAATGCTGATGACATTGCAGAGACAgttttaatgaatattttaagggGTGATATTGCAAGATTACAAAGATGCACTTCGATCGTTACT GCAGGAGCAGATTGCATAAGGCGATGTAAACCACTTAAATACGCATATGAAAAAGAAATAGTCATGTATGCATACTTCAAACAGTTGGTATACTTTTCAACAGAGTGCATATTTGCACCAAACGCATACAGGGGACATGCAAGAACGTTTCTTAAAGATTTGGAAAGAATTAGGCCTTCATCCATATTAGACATAATTCATTCGG gAGAAACATTACAAATTAAGGAAAGTATCAAACTGCCAGAACGGAGAAATTGTTCTCGTTGTGGATTTGTTTCTAGCCAAGAAATATGTAAAGCTTGTATTATGTTAGAAGGTTTAAATAGAGGACTTCCAAAACTCGGTATTGGAAAGACCACCAAAATTAAACGAGTGATGGATTCCATTAAGAGTTGTAAATGCAAAAATGAAAATTGTGAAGACAAAGAGAAAGATAAGCAGAAAAATATAGAATTTTGA
- the Sf3b5 gene encoding splicing factor 3B subunit 5: protein MGERYNIHSQLEHLQSKYIGTGHADTTKFEWLVNQHRDSCSSYMGHYDLLNFFAIAENEAKARVRFNLMEKMLQPCGPPPEKPED, encoded by the coding sequence ATGGGGGaacgttataatattcatagtcaATTGGAGCATTTACAGTCAAAGTACATCGGTACAGGCCATGCCGATACGACAAAATTTGAATGGCTTGTGAACCAGCATCGTGATTCTTGTAGTTCTTACATGGGACATTATGATCTGCTAAATTTTTTCGCTATTGCGGAAAACGAAGCGAAAGCACGTGTTCGGTTCAATCTTATGGAGAAAATGCTACAACCTTGTGGTCCACCGCCAGAGAAGCCAGAAGATTAA